One window of the Canis aureus isolate CA01 chromosome 1, VMU_Caureus_v.1.0, whole genome shotgun sequence genome contains the following:
- the LOC144313613 gene encoding UL16-binding protein 1-like, translating into MGSCSNAPVRAQICPGGLASARRAETAGRIISTEHESVPVEPASSRTCAPAQSPGAPAGCPAPLGPRAPRSPGRGVRRPGKPLPAAPRIRRRFVPFGLLVLLYWPRGGASGQATGATSLFCEFSVKPQSSAGRPWCEVRGYVKRNLFLSYNCQSKEITLVGPMRTRMNDTGFRETQKETLNDLMEELQKKVRDIKAEIYPKNGSLDLHGEMKCVRGASRYTSASWKFAFNGQITHLFDSENGKWTVLQPAGRQFQGTLDSDRDVTNFLTKVSNGDCKSWMEYIMNHWDEKLETTVPQSRPQDMAPSGASGSAPSTWIFLLFLYCAILLGIHVGVL; encoded by the exons ATGGGCTCCTGCAGCAACGCGCCAGTCCGCGCTCAAATCTGCCCTGGCGGCCTGGCCTCCGCGCGCAGGGCAGAGACCGCTGGAAGAATCATTAGCACTGAGCACGAGTCCGTCCCGGTGGAGCCTGCAAGCAGCAGGACCTGTGCTCCGGCGCAAAGCCCTGGGGCGCCCGCGGGCTGCCCGGCCCCGCTcggcccccgagccccgcgcAGCCCCGGCCGGGGAGTGCGCCGGCCCGGGAAGCCGCTCCCTGCGGCCCCCCGCATCCGGCGGCGCTTTGTGCCCTTCGGGCTCCTGGTCCTGCTGTACTGGCCCCGCGGGGGGGCGTCAGGCCAGGCGACAG GTGCTACTTCTCTTTTTTGTGAATTCTCCGTCAAACCTCAGTCCAGTGCTGGACGACCATGGTGTGAGGTTCGAGGCTACGTCAAAAGAAACCTGTTTCTTTCCTACAACTGTCAGAGCAAGGAGATCACACTTGTTGGTCCTATGAGGACGAGGATGAATGATACAGGGTttagggagacacagaaagaaactCTGAATGACCTGATGGAAGAGCTCCAAAAGAAAGTGCGTGACATCAAAGCAGAGATTTACCCTAAGAATG GTTCTCTCGACCTGCATGGTGAGATGAAGTGTGTTCGTGGGGCCAGCAGATACACCAGTGCATCCTGGAAGTTTGCCTTCAATGGGCAGATAACCCACCTCTTTGACTCAGAGAATGGAAAGTGGACAGTGCTTCAACCTGCAGGCCGACAGTTTCAGGGAACATTGGACAGTGACAGAGATGTGACCAACTTCCTCACGAAGGTCTCCAATGGAGATTGTAAGAGCTGGATGGAATACATAATGAACCACTGGGATGAGAAGCTGGAGACAACAG tgCCACAAAGCAGGCCTCAAGACATGGCCCCATCCGGGGCCTCGGGCAGCGCACCCAGCACCTGGATCTTCCTCCTGTTCCTCTACTGTGCCATCCTCCTTGGCATCCATGTCGGGGTCCTTTAA